A single Nostoc sp. PCC 7107 DNA region contains:
- a CDS encoding nucleotidyltransferase domain-containing protein: MKRIEVEQRSILIGLAGSHGYGLNRPDSDLDFRGVFIAPKRYYLGFDNIEQKDAGWDEPGIFPFIDGNKDTVIYELRKILQLLAGANPNILELLWLNKYPVLTEVGQHLIKHRNLFLTKKVKHTYSGYAFAQIKKMETHRKWLLNPPQKKPLPADYGIENEETLSKDELNAFLEYLYVLIKGRIEFLEEAEQLYKLLTADIDFKGVLKQYTLPTETLEYTENLTHGRKDFIRLLQKSQSYQIALREWKAYLSWQKNRNPARAEMERQSGYDLKHGMHCIRLLRSGLEILQQGEVIVDRRIAGDVDDLKAILQGKYSYEQVMQMAEDLVAQMDAVYETSYLPHKPDLEKINELCIELVEMQGWS, encoded by the coding sequence ATGAAAAGAATAGAAGTCGAACAAAGAAGTATTTTGATTGGTTTAGCAGGTAGTCACGGCTATGGATTAAATCGTCCTGACTCAGATTTGGATTTTCGGGGAGTATTTATTGCACCCAAAAGATATTATTTGGGATTTGACAATATCGAACAAAAAGATGCTGGTTGGGATGAACCAGGGATATTTCCGTTTATTGATGGGAATAAAGATACAGTTATCTATGAGTTAAGAAAAATTCTGCAATTATTAGCAGGGGCAAATCCTAATATTTTAGAATTGCTGTGGTTGAATAAATATCCTGTATTAACTGAAGTTGGACAACATTTAATTAAACACAGAAATTTATTTTTGACTAAGAAAGTTAAGCACACTTATTCAGGTTATGCTTTTGCTCAAATCAAAAAGATGGAAACTCATCGTAAGTGGTTGTTAAATCCACCGCAAAAGAAACCACTACCCGCTGATTATGGTATAGAAAATGAAGAAACACTCAGCAAAGATGAGTTAAACGCTTTTTTAGAGTATCTTTATGTATTAATTAAAGGAAGAATTGAATTTTTAGAAGAAGCAGAGCAATTATATAAATTGCTCACAGCAGATATTGATTTTAAAGGTGTATTGAAACAATATACTTTACCTACTGAAACTTTAGAATATACCGAAAATTTAACTCATGGTCGCAAAGACTTTATTCGGTTGCTGCAAAAAAGTCAAAGCTATCAAATTGCTTTACGAGAGTGGAAAGCATATTTATCTTGGCAAAAAAATCGTAATCCAGCTAGAGCCGAAATGGAAAGACAGTCTGGGTATGACCTGAAACATGGAATGCACTGCATTAGATTACTCCGCAGTGGTTTGGAAATATTGCAGCAAGGAGAAGTAATTGTTGATAGAAGAATTGCTGGCGATGTTGATGATTTAAAAGCCATTCTCCAGGGAAAATATAGTTATGAACAGGTAATGCAGATGGCAGAAGATTTAGTTGCCCAAATGGATGCCGTTTATGAAACATCATATTTGCCTCATAAACCTGACTTAGAAAAAATTAATGAGTTGTGTATAGAACTCGTAGAAATGCAAGGATGGAGTTAG